The genomic region GGCCACATCCCGGTGCAAGCGTTCAGCCCCGTGAGGAGACACCGCTGGAgtccagggaggaggaggagggaggggaggatggagggacggAGGCGGAGGAGACGGAGCCTGGGGAAGGTGGGCATCAGGGGATGCACATGAAGGATTTTTAAATCAAGGTGGCCGTGAGCTGCAGTTCAtatgaacacgcacacacacacacacacaccaggagtCCTCCAGGGAATTAGCTGTCACCGGGTGAAGGCTGACACCATGCTGAGTTTGTGGCGGGGAATGCCTAATAAAGTTCTCATCACTCACTCGGAGGAACTGGCCGTCAAACTGCGAGATAGAGGGAAGACGTCATGGGATTTGTGTTATAGTCTGAGGCCAGAGCCGTGCACATCCAATTTCATGTTTCAGCTGGTTTCACcatatttcttcttttgttctgGATACAATTAGAAATGGTCACGGTTTGAgattattaatgtgtgtgtgtgtgtgttacagtggaCCCTCAGTTCTACGTCACCGTGACCATCTCTTCGCTGCTCATGCTGACGGCTGTCGTCATTATAGCCAAACTCTGGTAGGAACCAAAACTCTCCTCCAaaatctttttgtgtgtgtgtatgtgtgtgtgtgtgtgtgtgtgtgtgtgtgtgtgtgtgtgtgtgtgtgtgtgtgtgtgtgtgtgtgtgtgtgtgtgtgtgtgtgtgtgtgtgtgtgtgtgtgtgtgtgtgtgtgtgtgtgtgtgtgtgtgtgtgtgtgtgtgggcagccCTCAACAAGTGTGAGTGCTCGGAGCTGGACACGTCCCACAGTAGGAAGAGGACAGGATACACATCTTGGTTTTTTCTAGGGTAAAAGTTAGTGACAAGGTGCATTAAATTAAGTGTTTGATCTGAAAACATTTTGCAGACCTCCTAGATTATATTTGTATGGTATGAGCCGCTTCTTAAAAATATAACAATGGATGTTCTAATTAAAGCAGGGATGTGTTGAGTTCAACTGTAGAAGGATTGTCAGAGAGGTTTTCaaagtgaacacacaaacaaaggctTTTTTCCGACTTAAgatttcttcttttaattaatAGATATTTGAAGTTTTTCGACctctaaaaaaagacaaaaaagagaatTTTTGTTGAGCGGTTTATTAGAGAAGGAGAATCAGTGACAGAGAGGAATCAGAACTGGAGAAGTAAGGAGAAGAGGGGACTCTAATGGGTCAAGATGGGAATGTACGGACTGGGCCACAGGTGCAcgtttgtcttgtcttgtctgTTACTCATGATTACGCCACGGCTCCACCACATGTATATCCGCCCCCCCGAAGTGAGAGCTGAGTAATTGCTTACTAATGACTTGTGTGTTCCTGAAAGTCACAGTTGGCACAGATGTGTCATTTAGCGCCATTAGAGTGGCAACGATTAAACATTCAGTCCGGCCATTAGGAcggtggaggaaaaaaacaacagaaaaaaacccaGATCAGTCGTCTCACTGGTGGCAACACAACCTCACTGGTGTCAATGTGCTTCAACAGCCCGGCGGCCATTAAACCTCTCAGAGCATGTGAACGTGGAGGGTTTTGGttggggtttggggggggggcttctgtaCATGTTGCTGTAGCGCTTGTTGCACACGCGGCCATTAGCTGGAGAATGgttggggagagggggaggggggggaggggggagtcaTCTCTGTGATGTAGTGGAGCACTTCCACGCTTTGCTGATCAAACCAATAACACCTGGTTTATTTAACCGCCGGGACTCTCTTGCAGTCTCATCCTGTATCTCACGCTCTCTCCTCGCCATTTATACTCctattacacccccccccccctctctctctcctccccccaaTGTATTCCCCTTATCGACTCATCTCACCCACATTTCTGTTGTATCACACTTTGCCTGAGTCTGTATAATTTGTTCTCCCCCGATATCCCCCATTTTTCCACGCTCTCTCTTAATCTCAATTTTTTCTCCCACACTCCTCCAttatctccctcctcctcctcctcctcctctcgtgtAGGCCTCCTTCCTTTTTTCCTCACTTTTTTCTTGATTTCCCTCTCGGTATACCtcgtgtgtcccccccccccccccttctctcctcctcctccaggttctcCACTCACTTCCAGTTATCTCCATCGCCTCGCTCTCTAACGCAGCCTGTCTTTGCACAGCCGGCGCTCCTCTTATCTCCCTCACCAGTCTCCTATCTCTCCCAGCGCCGCCAGTCCGGCTGCAGATCCGCAGATAATCCTCCAGCTTGCAGTGAGCTGATACACGATAagcgcccccccctccccaccattCTCTCTGTTCTTGAAACTGGCCTGCCACTGTTGTTTAGATTACTTACTTCACCAGGCCCCCGTGCCGATGGCCTCCTCCACAGAGGGCCTCACTAAAGTGAAAACTGTGGGGGACTCAGACTGGAGACATGGCAGCAGCTCGTCTCTATAGGCTGCCACGTGCTTCGGTGTCATAAATATGTCAATAACGCCATGTGTTAGATGGGgttggggggtgtgtgtgtggggggggtggggggggttgcagATGGACCGAAGTCATAGCCTATAGTGGAAATTGGCCCCCGTCCACTTCATTATGAGTATAGAGGAGCGGCATATGTGCTCAGTGATTCTCTCGGCCCTAAAATCGACAGTGTGGCTATAATGTCATCAAGCGTGACTGTGCATGTTGgatgtgtgttcgtgtgtgtgtttgttgtgtgtgttcacgctGCACAGGGTGTGTGTGGACGTGAGCCAGGAGAGGACAGGTGTTACTGAGGGAGGACGAGGCGGCGGGAGCAGCTTTGTTGTGCATCTTAAGTATTCTTAAGGGCCTCAACCCGCCGACTCTCCACCGTGTCTCACCCCTTGAAGTGATGGCCCGCCGGCTCACCGGCGTGTCACCCCTCTGTCCACCGCCTCACCTTGTTGCATCCCTCCCCTcgccccccccttccctcccaTCCCTCGCTctgcctcccccctctcccctctgacAGTGTTTTAATGAGTCCGATGAGTGCACTAATTCTCTCTCACAGTGGCAGTGTAATGTGTTTCGCTGATGCTAAATGGCTCGGCTGTTTCTTGgtgctctctctcactgtgttcctccgtctctctctctctctcaaactcgCTCTCTCCCcttctgtcttttgtctttctgctgtttttttcttcttctctgtatctgtttctctgtgtgtcttctcTCATTTCATCCTCTCCCTCCGTCATTCCCAGCTGTTTCTCTCTAACCTTCTTTCACTttaatctttctttctttgtcctcTGATCTCTATTTATATTCCCGTCGGTTTTACCTTAataatctttttcttttcccatccctcttttttctcttggGTCTCTCTCTTCCACCTCCATCCCTGTTCTTCATTCCTTCCTGCTATTCTTTCCTTTATCATCTATTTCTTTATTCCTCTTATTTCTAATTTCAATTCCTCCCTCAATCCCCTTtcctcactctttctctctcttttttctctctaacCTTCTTTCACTTTAATCTTTCTTTTTTGCCGTCTGATCTCTATTTATATTCCTGTCTCTATTACCTTAATAATCTTTGTTCTTTTTCCATCCTTCcggttcctcttctctctttcccccctccacctctcttcttcactctctctTATATGTATATTCCACCCtccatcccctctctctctcccttctttaACTTTAATCTCACCAACTTTCCTTTTTGCCATCTGATCTCTATTTATATTCGTGTCTCTTTTACCTTTATAATTCCCTTCTTTTTAATTTCCCCATCCCTTTTTCCAATTTTAATATCTCCCTCcattccctctcctcttctctctttctttcttgcgCTCACATTCTTTCACTTCTCCCTCAAAACTCCAACtttcttttttgtcatttaaactCGTCTACCTTGATAATtcacatctttttcttttcacattgtttttctctctcatctctctgcccctccacctccatccctcttcttcactcactctctctctctgtatcctTTACATCTACATTTCATTCCTCTTTTCCCAAATTTCAatttcttccttctcctcctccctccctttctctctttctccatctgtgCGCTGGACCACTCTTCTCTCCCAGTTATGATCGCAGTTGTTCCCAGCTTCCACCCCCGCTCTCTCGTGGCGTGGCGCCCCCCCTCACGCTcgccctccctcgctccctcgcttcAGAGGACAGCCGGCAGACGTTGcacagcacctcctcctccttcaccgacAGGGAGAGGTAATGAGTCGCCTGcacacagagagtgtgtgtttgtgtctgtgtgtagtctatgagtctgatgtgtgcatgtgtgtgcgtcactGTGCACCTCTGCATTCAGGTGAacttctttatgtgtgtgtctgtgtgaagcagCCTTATTACCCCTTGTGTGTGCACTGTAAGCATGTACACGGACTATAATTGGACAGCAGTGCTATTCTCTGTGGAGCATTCAGGCCTGAAGATGTATCAGTGTTTTAAACTCTCTCTCCAGATGAGTCATCGTGGGCCTGTGTAAGGCGGACAGCCCCCGTCCCCCAAATGATGCTTTTATTCCAGGGTATTTAAAGTTATTCTCAATCAGGACAATTACAGCGCTGTACTccagtgcccccccccacccctctctctcccccccacaccttcctcctctgtctctctctgccgtCTCCCCCCCTCACCATCACCACCCCCCCTATCTGTCCCCTGTGATGCTGCTTTCCGTTTGCGTGTACACCACTTTTTCAGCTTCGGGCCTCTCTGCTCCACTTCTtctccgtcttcctcctctgtctttcctcCCGTCACCAGGGCTCCAAAACAtcccaacacccccccccccccctcctactcctcctcctcctcctccttcaatcCTTCCCTGGTTCtcactcctctctgtctgtgtctcttgcTGTGTCAGGATCCCAGTTGTGAACCTCTGAGGTGACTGTTTTTCCATATGGTAAACATTTCTACGGGGCCCGAGGAGGAGCATCAACACGACCAGAGGACGTGCCCGCAGTGCTGTTCTTATTTTTCTCTGAAACTGTGAAATGAATTCAGGGATCCCAGGTGTGCAGCCATGACAAAACTCCGTGGCTTCCCTGAGGTCTGAAAACCCAGAATCATCTTCCTGCTCGTCCTTCCTGCTatacttccttccttccttcctattCCCTTTGTTGGGTCTGAATTCCTGTCCGTGTCTCTGCGTCACTGTCACCTGCTTCGTTTTACATCCTCTGAATGGCCTCGAGCTTCCCGAAGCTTCCCCACCGCTCTGTGCATCGACCTGCCATGACTAATTCACAAACAAGCCGTTTTAACAGCCATCGCAGCATCCCATTACCCCTGAAATGCCCTACCTGTGCTTCCACAACTGTTTCCAGTGATTCAGCCGCATACACCACGTTAAATCTCGTCCAGGAGACTGTTCCTTCATGAAGTGACACTCAAATTCAGTGCAGTTTATAGCAAGGCTTGTATCTGGCTTACaaatggtaaaataaaaaaaataaaaagccattCAAAGCATCTCCAAACACAGAACGAGGTATTTCACAAAGCTGTTTGGCACGGCTGTAGCCAACAGGCAATGCGTTTAACATGTCACGCTCCAAAAACTGCTGTTTATTCCCTGCTTCAGGCGCCTGGAATGCAAatagtgtgccccccccccctgccctgcAGTGTAGAAGAGTCTGTTTCGTCTCAGTTTTTCCTCATGATTTGTTCTCTTAATTATCTGGCTGACGTGCACCTCTTTGTGGAGCCTCTTGCGAGCACCCTTTGTTCCCGCTGGACCGTGTAGAGGTGTGTTATAGGCGTAAAAGTACTTCCACTGGCGGAGATCAAATATCGGAAATGGGGACGGATGGAAGAGGCATTCACTGCTGCTGATAATCAATGAGTCCCAAAGGTGTCTGGATGGTGCGCAGCAAAGACAGATTGACGTCTTTACAGAAAAGAGAACTCAAAGGACTGATGTTGCCACAGCGaggatttcccccccccacacctgaCAGCCAAGAATCCCAAATCTGGAAAAGCCAAACCGTCATTTCCTGATCAAGTTACTGTATTTCCGCCGTCTTTCGCGGCACCAGGGGGAAAGTGGATCAAGCAGCATCGTTTCTGTCTCTCCAGTGAATCTGCATGTACACAGTTAGGACATCTGTGAGAGCTACTTCAAATCTATTATTTATAAATGTCTATTTTATCTATCAGTGAAGAGATGTCTTATAGAAACCTTTCAAAGCCAGATGTCAAGTGTGCGTTTGGCAACTTTTCTAAGCAGCTTTGAGACATGAACCCTCCACTGACACACATTTCCACAACAGACATAGTGATGGTGGCATCATGCGTGGCTCGTGCTTTTAGTAGCATTCCTGTAGAAGTGTGGTCTGTACCATGGAAGTTCAATAAAGACTCAAAACTGGTGTTTTATCTTCGCCTCTactctgtttatttctgtgcatgcCGAGTGAATTCCCTGGGGAGCCGTGCGCTTTGCAGTGCTTTATGGGAAGGATAAAGCTTACACTGTGCATTTTAATAGCTACGGTATCCTAATCTTTCTCTGCATGAATTGAACATTTAGTCCACCGCCTTGGAATTGATTTGGAAACATGGGTTTGGCATTAAAAGGTCCCACATGTGCCaatcctgttttttttaccagtgaGGAGCTGCTGAGAGGGATGGGAAGGGTTTGAAGCTCTCCCTTATCGGTTAACCTCGTATGGATCCCTCTCGCTTCAGAGAGATTAACAGGATGCTAAGCAAGAATTGCCTGTGTAGTTTTTCAAACAAATGTCAATAGAATCAAGGCCGAGTGCGAGAGGAGAAACGCCACTGGTGTGTATTGAGATTCCTCGCCAGCCCACTGCACAGCCTGTGTTTCCATCTCCTGCGGGCATTTGACTGATCAATCAAAGTAATTGATTGGCTGGGTTCCACTGGCAAGTTTTAACGACTGTCTAGTTACGAGAGTCGTACCGGCAGGCGGTGCCGCAATCTGGAACCGCGACGGGCAAACAATGAAGCAGAGGTTAGGAGGTGTGAACTAACGCGTGCGGAGTCATCACTCGTTTACTCACACACGACTCACCCGCCACTTTCTCTCTACATTACACGTAcagccccccccttcttcttctcctctcacacacacactttgaaaagGTGTACAGCTGTAAGAAGTCACAGCTCCAGTCTGCCagaaagaagggaaaaaaagctgtGAACCAATGTAGCTCAATCACACTGACTGAAATTAACACCCCTATTTATAGAGGTGGGGAGGGAAGTTGGGAGGGACCGGGGagacgggagagagagatggagggttCAAACGAATCGGGATCATAATTCCTCCGTCTGCGTTCGTGTCACTGGGGCTGCTGGTCATTTAATTGACGCCATTAATGTCAAGAGCAGAGAATTTAGAGAAAACAGAAGGGAAGGAGTGAGAGATGGACCGGGCGGGCGCGATGACGGCCATTCTGACTGAGTGATGGAGATatacgggggagggggggcaggcaGTTTCAACAGGCAATTTTGACATTGAAATCGAAGCTCTGGGCAAAACATACTTGTATGAAATATGAATGCacttgttgtgtgtatgtgtgtgtgtgtagccatgCTGGTTCGCGCACAGGGGAAGCCTCAGCTCTATAATACATTAGTCTCTTTAGGGACATGCCCTAATTAATGGCTTGACCTCCTAACGGGTAGCCCCTTTCCGCGAGTTAACATTTAGCAATGCGCCCTCCAGAGATGCTCACTGAAGTGCATTTAATAAAAGATGAGACAGTGACATTAACGAGACAGTCAGGATCAGTACAGGGCGTTGTTTTATTTCCCAACTATTTATATTCTGATTTTAAACATGTCTGAAttcagcagagagaagaaagtACAAAGCAACACAGAATGAATCTAAACAAAAACCAACATTTTTAAACTGataagagagaaacacacacgcacacacacacacgcttcaaaTACACGGATCCTGTTTCTTGTCAAAGACTCCTTCTGCAGACTGCTCTGTCTTAATGTGTTGCAATTgcgctgtgtgtgtatatatatatatatatatagtgataGTCCACCTGTTAAGTAAGTAACAACTGCAAGCGAAGATGTCCCACCCGTCCAATCCATCAGTCAAGTGTGTTTTTCCAAATCCGTCAAAGTGAAATTAGGTGATAAGAAAAGTTCCCATGAAGCTTCCTGGTTTTTAAGTGTATGTGACGAGGGTGTCCGTGAGCCTTGGTCACATTGTTTAATGTTTCCATTTGTCCATCAACACGTCCACGTGCCCAATCATCATTGACAGTGTCCCTCCGGGCCACCGTCTTCCTCTTGTCCTCAGTTAGACTTGGACCAGATCTTCCCACTGCCGCGCAGCCTGAGGGAAACAACCCCACAAAAagttagaaaa from Pleuronectes platessa chromosome 10, fPlePla1.1, whole genome shotgun sequence harbors:
- the pianp gene encoding PILR alpha-associated neural protein is translated as MERCSISPVARLTALVSLLLIALVTQPSTCNREDAEGEEQVDALPVQLSVTAQVTPTPLWAVVWGPTQQLEDETYHFLSGHETDPLQHHGSQQETGTATSEAWPHPGASVQPREETPLESREEEEGGEDGGTEAEETEPGEVDPQFYVTVTISSLLMLTAVVIIAKLCYDRSCSQLPPPLSRGVAPPLTLALPRSLASEDSRQTLHSTSSSFTDRER